In Corynebacterium sp. P4-C1, the sequence TGGCGGTTGTAGCGGTCAGCGAGCTCCTTGACCGTCACGCCTTCCTTATCCGCCTGGACCAGAAGTGGCGTGCCGTGCTCGTCGGTGCCGGATACCATGAGCACGTTGTTCCCCAGCATGCGCTGGTAGCGCGCGAACACATCGGAAGGGACACCGAAGCCGGCGACGTGGCCGATGTGGCGCGGCCCGTTCGCATAGGGCCACGCCACGCACACGAGGACATTTTCGGAGGTGGAGTTGTTCGGGGAGACAGTCATACGCCCCAGCATAAGTGACTACTGCTCAGTGCCGAACATGCGCTGACGTTTACGGGCCTTGGCGAGCGCATCGCGGTGCATACGGCGCTCGATGGCCAGCTGGTGATTGAAGCGCTGCTGTTCCTTCAGGTCCAGGTAGATGGTGTCGTTGCTGACATCCTTGACGATTGCGAACATCAGCAGAATAAGGATTAAAAGGAACGGTGTCGCGGCAGCGATGGTGACGCTCTGCAGAGAATTCAGGGCATCGTCACCACCGGCGATGAGCAGGGTCAAGCCGACAGCTGCGGTGGCCAGGCCCCACATACCGGTGAGCAACGGCTTCGCGTCGGTCTTGCCGTTCTGAGACAGCGAGCCCATCACAGTCGAGGCGGAATCCGCCGAGGTGATGAAAAAGGTGCCCAGCAGAATCAGGGCGACAATACCCATGAGGAAGCCGCCCGGCAGGTTGTGCAGCAGGTTGAACAGCTGCTCCTCAGAGGTGCCTTCGCCGTAGATGGATTCGCCGTTCTGCTCCATGTGGATGGCGGTGCCGCCAAAGATGCAGAACCATATGGTGGACAGGCCAGCTGGGACGAGGGTCACGCCGAGGCAGAACTCACGGATTGTGCGGCCGCGGGAGATACGGGCCAGGAAGCTGCCCACGAACGGGGACCAGGAGATCCACCATGCCCAGTAGAAGATGGTCCAGCCGCCCAGCCACTCCCCTGCTTCAGTGTCCGCGGACTCGGCAGTGCGGGAGGCCATGAGGAAGAACTGGTCCAAGTACGAAGCGACCGCGGTGGGCAGCAGGTTGAGCTGCGTCAGGGTCGGGCCGAACACGAAGACGAAGATGGCGAGCACTGCCGCGACAATGAGGTTGAAATTGGACACCCACTGGATGCCCTTGCCCACACCGGACATTGCCGACAGCAGGAAAGCGAGCGTCAGAACACTCACGATTCCGACGGTGAGCATCGTCGACGGCGAATCGACGACGCCGGACGCCTCCAGGCCGGTGGAGATCTGCAGGGCGCCGAGCCCCAGGGAACACGCGGTGCCGAAGATGGTGGCGAAGATGGCGAGGCCGTCGATGAGCTTGCCCAGCCAACCAGCGGCCCGCTTCTCGCCGATCAACGGGATGAACGCGCTGGAGAGCAGCTGCTTACGTCCCAGACGGAACGTGGAGTAGGCGATGGCGAGACCGATGATCGCGTAGACGGACCACGGGTGGAGGGTCCAGTGGAACATCGTCTGCGCCATCGACGTGCCGACGGAATCCGCGCTATCCATACCTGGAATGCCGTCACGGTAGAAGTTGAGCGGCTCAGACGCACCAAAGAACATCAGGCCGATACCCATGCCGGCAGCGAACATCATGGCGATCCACGACATGGTGCTGAACTCCGGCTGCTCGTCGGTGGCTCCCAGCCGGACCTTGCCGAACTTGGACAGCGCGATCACGAGGATGAACACCACGAAGACGCTGCCGAAGAAGACGTACGCCCAACCGAGGTTCTCGATGACCCAGCTGAACGACGCGTCGGAGAATGCGCTGAAGCTCTCTTTCGCGGCAAGGCCCCAGACCACGATGGCGACGACGACCGCAGCGAGCGGAGCGACAATCGTCCAATCGATTTTCAGGTTCTCGTCCTCCGAGGCCATCTCCACGGCATCTTCAGGGGAGGCGATTGCTTGCTGTTGACCGTCTTTCCTCGCGTCGAGGAGGTCCTGGAGTTCAGCGGTTGCCGTACGGTCGCGCTTAATGGGGTCCTCGGTGTGAGGAGTCGCATCGGGGTCGTGCGGGTCTTTGATCATCTCTTCACTGCTCATTGGGTTCCTTTCTCACGCCAATGACCGTAACGAAGATGTGCACAGCGTGCACAATTGCTGACTAGGAACTGCGAGAGGCTATGTAGGCGTCATAAAGCTCGCCCGATTTGATGCCCGCGCTTTTCGCGACCTCCTTGACCGCGTCTTTCGCGCGCATGCCGTCATCGACGCGCTGCTGCACGAGCGCAAGGACGTCTTCCGGCTCCGCGGTATCAGTGCCACCGTCGATCACTACCGTGACCTCGCCTTTCACACCGCCTTTCGACCATTCGGCGAGTTCGGCGAGCGTACCCCGCTTGACCTCCTCGAATGTCTTGGTCAGCTCGCGGCACACCGCCGCCTGGCGGTCGCCGAGTATCCGGGCGGCTTCCGCCAGCGTGGTCTCAATGCGGTGCGGGGACTCGAAGAAGCACACGGCGCGTTTCTCGTTCCTCAGGGATTGCAGCCAGGCCTTCCGCGCGCCGGGCTTGCGGGGAGCGAAGCCGTCGAAGATGAACTGTCCGACGCCGAGACCGGACAGGGCGAGAGCCGTGGTCACTGCGGAGGGCCCAGGCAGGCAGGTCACGGGGATCTGCGCGGCGTGGGCCGCCGCGACGAGGGAGTGCCCCGGGTCGGAGACCAACGGCATCCCAGCGTCGGTGACGATGAGGACGGTTGAGCGGCGGGCGGCGTCGATAAGCTCAGCTACGCGTTTGTCCTCGTTGTGGTCGAAATTGGAGACGACCTTGCCGCGGATCTCCACGTCGAGGGCTGTTGCGAGATTGCGCGTGCGGCGGGTGTCTTCGGCGGCGATCACGTCGGCGTTCTCGAGCGCGTACTTCAGGCGCGGGGACGCGTCACCGATATTGCCAAGCGGAGTCGCCGCGAGCACGACCCCGCGGGACGGCAGTGAATCCGTTTCCATGCCCCCAAGCTTTGCACACCCACCCGCTAAGATCATTGCCGTGAGTTCGACAGTGGCTACCGGCATTCCCTTCGGCATCAGCAAACCTGAACCAACGGCCCCCGTGACGGTGCCGTGGTCGAAGCGGGATACGGTCGCCACACTCGTCATCGGAATCCTCGCCCTGTTCACCCGCTTCGTCGGGCTGACATCCGCGCATTCGAGCGACACCCCGGTCTTCGACGAGAAGCACTACGTCCCGCAGGCGTGGGATATCGCCCGGTCCTGGTTCAATCCGGTGCTCGGCGGCATCGAGTCGAATCCTGGCTACGGCCTCGTCGTGCACCCTCCCCTGGCGAAGAGAATCGAGGCGCTCGGGGAGATGGTCTTTGGCTACACGCCGCTCGGCTGGCGGTTCATGGCGGCCCTCTTCGGATCCGCCGTCGTCGTGTTCACGATGCTCCTCGCGCGGCGATTGTCCCAGTCAACGATGATCGCCCTTTTCGCGGGCACAATCGCGCTTTGCGACGGAGTGTTGCTGGTCATCGGCCGCTTCGGCATGCTCGACGTGTTCATCCTCCTGTTCATCGTCATGGCCGCCTGGACCTTGGCCGGCGACATGCGCGATGTGCATCAGCGCTTCCACGACGCCTACGTGGAGGGCGAGATTAATCCCCGCCTGGGCTTCCGCTGGTGGCGCTTCGCCACCGGCGTGCTGCTCGGATGCGCGCTGGCCGTGAAATGGTCCGGGCTGTACTACATCGCATTCTTCGGACTATTGTCGTCCTTTTACGACCTGTGGCTGCGGCACCGATACGGGGTGAAGAACCCGGTCCGGGAAACCCTGCTCAAGGATGTCCCTTCGGCTCTCGCGTCGATCGTCCTCATTCCAGCTGTGCTCTACGTGTGGTCGTGGCGCGCGTGGTTCGCGTCCGAAACTGCTGTATACCGCCACGCGCTTTCCGACGGCACCATTGCCAACTCCGACTGGCCCGGGCTGGCCAAACTGCCCGAGGCACTCGCCGGCTGGTTCTACTACCACCTCTCGGTGCTGAGATTCCACTCCGAGCTGACGTCGTCGTCGGGCCATTCCCACCCCTGGGACTCCAAGCCGTGGTCGTGGCTGGTGGCTTCCCGCCCGATCCTCTACTTCTCCGCCAACGGTGATGATTCCCGCCGGATGATCTACCTCTTCGGCACTCCCGCCATCTGGTGGTTGACGGTGCCCGTCCTGCTGTGGGCCGTCTGGGCCTGGGTGACGCGCAAAGACCGTCGGGTCATTCTTCCATTGGTCGGCTTCGCCGCCGGTTTTCTTCCTTGGTTAGCCGCCTTCGACCGACAGATGTATTTCTTCTACGCCGCCCCCCTCGCGCCGTTCACGATCGTGCTGCTCGCCCTCGCGCTCGGTGAGCTCTCCAAACGTGGCACATACCTCGAGCGGGTGGGCAAGTACGTCGGCCCCATCACTTCAGGGCAGCTCGGCGTGGTTGTCTACCTCGCCGTCGTGATCGGAATGTTCTTGTACTTCTCCCCGATCCTCTACGGGTTCTCGATCCCGGAAAGCTACTACAACCAGCTGATGTGGCTGCCGAGCTGGAAATAAGCCAAATATTCCGGAAATCTAGATCGGCCGCGCGTTGAGCACGCGGAGCGGGTTACCGTAATCCACGGCCCACATCGCCACAAGAACGGCACAGGTGAACAGGAGCGTCAGGAGCGGTGCCCACTGTGCGGTGCCGCCGGTCACTGCCTCAAGAACCACAAAGCCGAAGCTGAAGCCGAACATCGCTCCGACGATCAAGAGCACGCCGGGGATCTGCGACGGCTTCCAGCTGACGAAGAGCAGGGCCGACGCGATGCCCACGCGCACCGACGCCGCGCCCAGCACCAAATCCGTCATCTCGGTGGACAGCAGGCGGCCCGCCCACACGATGTAGACGACCGCCAGCAGCACCAGCAGCACACGACACATGGTCATGAGCAGCACACGGCGGGCCGAAACACGGTGGAATTCGGATTCGACACCGGCGTAGATGACCTCCGAGAGATCCTCCGGCGGAGACATCGAGCTGTCTGCTCGCGTGCCGTTGAGCGTGCGCGACAGCTCCAAAGATTGCTCCCAGTAGCGGCGGCACTCCGGGCACTCGGCGAGGTGCGCGTCCACCACATCGTTTGCGAGTCCGGTCTCTTCACCGTCGATGCGTGCCGACAGGGCAGCCTGCACGTCACTGTGGTCAACCATCGACGAGCACCTTATCCAGGCTCACCCGGCCCGACCCGAAGACGACGACCAGCCCCAGAACGACGGCGAGCACCAGCGGATATTCGAAGCCGCCTCGGTCGGCGAAGAAGCCGGCGTCGATATGCATGAAGTACCCGGCGGCGAGCACCATCAGTGCGAGGACACCCGCGACGATGGTGGTGAGCAAGCCGATGATCAGCATCGCCCCACCGACGAGCTCGACGGAGCCGGTGAGGTACGCCGCCAATTGCGGCTGCGGCACTCCCGCCTGGTCGAATTGCTCGGCGGTCTGGCGCATACCGTGTCCGATCCAGTGCTGGTAGCCGTGGGCGATGAACACAACGCCGAGCACAAGCCGCGCCACGAGCAGGGCGAAATCGCGGAGGGCGGGGCTATTCATGTGTTAAAGACTACAACGTGGAACCTTTGGGCGGTGGAGACAGTCAAAGTAGGTATGACGACACTTTTACTTGACGACGACACGCACGCCTTCGAACTGCTCGCCCTCGAAGTATTTCTCCCAGGGCTGTCCTGGGAGTTGATAGAGAAGAAACGTGGCGCCCTCAAAGACGCCTTCGCCGGTTTCGACCCACACCGTGTGGCAGCCTTCGAGGATGAAGACGTCGAGACCCTCCTGAAGAATCCGGCCATCATCCGCAACCGGCACAAGATCAACGCCGTGATCACCAACGCCCGCGCGGCGGTGGCGATGTGGGAGCGCGGTGAATCGCTGGGCGGGCTCATCGCGTCCTTCGCCGACGGATTCACCCCCGGCGACGAGCTGCAGCTCACCGCCGAATTGCGGACTTACGGCTTCGTCTTCATCGGGCCCACGACGATGAAGGGGATGATGGAGATGGTTATTTCTTCTTCGCAGTGATCCAGACGTCGATCTCCGCGGTGATCGGCTCCACTCCGGCATCGTCGACAATCTCGCAGTCGATGGTGACCAGACGGCCGCCTGTTTCGCGGGTGATCTCGGAGAAGTCCGGGAAGTCCGCCGTGGCGGTAATAGTCAGGCCGCCGGTGGACTTCGCCGGATAATCCGCGCGCATT encodes:
- a CDS encoding DNA-3-methyladenine glycosylase I yields the protein MTTLLLDDDTHAFELLALEVFLPGLSWELIEKKRGALKDAFAGFDPHRVAAFEDEDVETLLKNPAIIRNRHKINAVITNARAAVAMWERGESLGGLIASFADGFTPGDELQLTAELRTYGFVFIGPTTMKGMMEMVISSSQ
- a CDS encoding dolichyl-phosphate-mannose--protein mannosyltransferase, with protein sequence MPPSFAHPPAKIIAVSSTVATGIPFGISKPEPTAPVTVPWSKRDTVATLVIGILALFTRFVGLTSAHSSDTPVFDEKHYVPQAWDIARSWFNPVLGGIESNPGYGLVVHPPLAKRIEALGEMVFGYTPLGWRFMAALFGSAVVVFTMLLARRLSQSTMIALFAGTIALCDGVLLVIGRFGMLDVFILLFIVMAAWTLAGDMRDVHQRFHDAYVEGEINPRLGFRWWRFATGVLLGCALAVKWSGLYYIAFFGLLSSFYDLWLRHRYGVKNPVRETLLKDVPSALASIVLIPAVLYVWSWRAWFASETAVYRHALSDGTIANSDWPGLAKLPEALAGWFYYHLSVLRFHSELTSSSGHSHPWDSKPWSWLVASRPILYFSANGDDSRRMIYLFGTPAIWWLTVPVLLWAVWAWVTRKDRRVILPLVGFAAGFLPWLAAFDRQMYFFYAAPLAPFTIVLLALALGELSKRGTYLERVGKYVGPITSGQLGVVVYLAVVIGMFLYFSPILYGFSIPESYYNQLMWLPSWK
- a CDS encoding zf-HC2 domain-containing protein translates to MVDHSDVQAALSARIDGEETGLANDVVDAHLAECPECRRYWEQSLELSRTLNGTRADSSMSPPEDLSEVIYAGVESEFHRVSARRVLLMTMCRVLLVLLAVVYIVWAGRLLSTEMTDLVLGAASVRVGIASALLFVSWKPSQIPGVLLIVGAMFGFSFGFVVLEAVTGGTAQWAPLLTLLFTCAVLVAMWAVDYGNPLRVLNARPI
- the rsmI gene encoding 16S rRNA (cytidine(1402)-2'-O)-methyltransferase, translated to METDSLPSRGVVLAATPLGNIGDASPRLKYALENADVIAAEDTRRTRNLATALDVEIRGKVVSNFDHNEDKRVAELIDAARRSTVLIVTDAGMPLVSDPGHSLVAAAHAAQIPVTCLPGPSAVTTALALSGLGVGQFIFDGFAPRKPGARKAWLQSLRNEKRAVCFFESPHRIETTLAEAARILGDRQAAVCRELTKTFEEVKRGTLAELAEWSKGGVKGEVTVVIDGGTDTAEPEDVLALVQQRVDDGMRAKDAVKEVAKSAGIKSGELYDAYIASRSS
- a CDS encoding BCCT family transporter; translation: MASEDENLKIDWTIVAPLAAVVVAIVVWGLAAKESFSAFSDASFSWVIENLGWAYVFFGSVFVVFILVIALSKFGKVRLGATDEQPEFSTMSWIAMMFAAGMGIGLMFFGASEPLNFYRDGIPGMDSADSVGTSMAQTMFHWTLHPWSVYAIIGLAIAYSTFRLGRKQLLSSAFIPLIGEKRAAGWLGKLIDGLAIFATIFGTACSLGLGALQISTGLEASGVVDSPSTMLTVGIVSVLTLAFLLSAMSGVGKGIQWVSNFNLIVAAVLAIFVFVFGPTLTQLNLLPTAVASYLDQFFLMASRTAESADTEAGEWLGGWTIFYWAWWISWSPFVGSFLARISRGRTIREFCLGVTLVPAGLSTIWFCIFGGTAIHMEQNGESIYGEGTSEEQLFNLLHNLPGGFLMGIVALILLGTFFITSADSASTVMGSLSQNGKTDAKPLLTGMWGLATAAVGLTLLIAGGDDALNSLQSVTIAAATPFLLILILLMFAIVKDVSNDTIYLDLKEQQRFNHQLAIERRMHRDALAKARKRQRMFGTEQ
- a CDS encoding DoxX family protein encodes the protein MNSPALRDFALLVARLVLGVVFIAHGYQHWIGHGMRQTAEQFDQAGVPQPQLAAYLTGSVELVGGAMLIIGLLTTIVAGVLALMVLAAGYFMHIDAGFFADRGGFEYPLVLAVVLGLVVVFGSGRVSLDKVLVDG